ATAAGCAATGGTACCCTTCCCGGTCACTTCTATTAAGGTCGGCTGGTTCAGGTGGTTATAAGTGATCTTACTGATACCTTTATTCCGATCTTCCACCAGGTTGCCATTCGCATCATAAGTATAGTCTACATCAGATTTATTACCATCTATGAAGTCACCCAGCTTGGCAGAAGCTGTATTGACATTATCACTTACAGCATTTAATTTGTTACTGCCAGCAGGATCATAGCTATAGGTCATATTGTCTATTATTCTGCTGCTGGTGCCAATCATACCCTTCTGTATCATCTTCTGAATATTACCATTCTCATCATAGGAAAGGCCACTAACAGAAAAATCTACTTTATCCTGTGTCCACTCAGCTGCACCATTGGTCTGCTGGGTAAAATCTGCTGTTGTCAAGCGACCGGTATTATCATACTTCAGTCCATAGGCTCTTGGCGTACCATCAGCTCTGCTCTTCCATTTCACACCAGACAAGTTACTGTTAAACTGCTGCTCAGCAAACCCCTGATCATAGCTTACTTCCTCACCAAACCAGTTGTCACTGCTACCAATCCCATTTACATAAGCAGGGTTTATGCCAGACAACCAGCCACGTACATTATAGGTATATTTCATAACATCTAACTGCCTTCCATCCGGTAATATACCCAATCGCTTTTCCCTGATCTCCCCCAGCTCATTGTAAGTATTGGATGCGATGGTTACCTGATTTGCTGCATCACCATTCAACTGCTGTACAGCAGTTAACAACCTCCCAGCATGATCATATGAATTCATGGTAAGAATGGTCATCTGTGGAGTTACCGTACTTTTAGGATTACTGTGACGATGAAAAGTACTTAATACCTTACCAGAAAAATCATATTGACTGGTAAGCACATCTTTCCCACCAACTGCATTGTCAGCGATCAATTGAACGATTCGTGCTTTGTCATCATAATAATTCGTTGTAGTCAACCACTTATCCGTCCCTATCACTCTAACCCGACTCCCGGTTATCAAACCTTTTGTCATTTTGCTGTTAGCAGTCGGAAAGGCCTCCGCATACGGATTACTTCCTGCATTTAAATTGACTGCCTCGGCATTACTAAATGCAGATTGACCTGTAAAACCATAATCATCATAATATATATAGGTTAATGGAGTGATATCTGCTGCGTTAATATTTGGAACGGGATTAATTGACTGAAGTTCAATTATGTTTCCTCCTGTTGTGTTATCTATATAAGCTACAAAATTCGAATTATCCGAAGTAGTAAAGCCGGGTACAAATTCAATGGACCTGGATGCTATATATGCACTGCGACCATCGTAGCTGGATATCGTCAGATCTGCACTATATGGTGATGCATAGGGGATCAGGTTTACCTGCGCACCTATTGCATTCATATCTGTCTGCAGATCAGATCTGCTTTTACCAGATTTATATATGCCTGTCATGTTCGCCCGGTCATATGCATCATAGTATACTACCATCCATTCATTAGGCGATTTCTTCCTCTGCACTTCATCCTGACTAAATACCAACCTGTCCCTGGTATCATATACCATGTGTACAGCACCTGATCCAGGAATTTTCTTAACGACAACTCTGTTCCTGCTATCATATTGATTTAGATAACAAAGCGAATTGGCAACCCCCTCAGTGATCGTCCAGTTATTACTCCTGTTCAGCAATCCTACGGCTAAAGGTGGGATTACCATACTTACACGCCCCAAATCGTCATACACATAATAGGTACATAACCAGTTGGCATGTGTGTTGTATATATCAGGTGCATCAGATGATTGTACTTTCTTAAGGATCAATCGTCCTTCTTTGTCTTTAAATTCTATTACCTGATGCCCGGCTTCATCTGTAGTGATATTCTTGAACAGCTCTCCCGCGGCATACAAACCAGGTGATATCGGATAGCTCGTGCTGACATTCCAGATCCTGACAGAATCTGTTTGCAGATTGACCATGTATTGGTTTTTAACCGGGTGACTGCCGCCTTCTTTCGCCCAACTATTACCTGGCGCATAGGTCTGGAGTACACGACTCAACGGGGATGCTTCAAAGAGCTGCTGCCCATATAGGATCTTATCATCCTTAAAGCCCGGATTCAAGTCTGCATTATTGTAAAACGTATTCTGAGAACCAAACGGATCCGCTTTAAATCGCCCATCACTCATATTCCCGTCATACTGGGCGTAAGGAAGATAGCTGTATTGCTGTTTTCCATCCTCATTATACACTACAGTTGTTACCAGGTCATGTTGCTGTGGACTGACACCTTTCACCACGCCCTGCAATGGTCGTCCCAATCCATCCATATATTGGGTGGACTGATTAATCTCTACAGGTGTTCTGTTTTGAGACTGTATAAATGCTGTATCACCGGAAGGCCCTTTCGGTATCAGTACACGGATAAAATTAATCGAAGGGTTAGGTACCACCGGCTGTACAACCGGAGTCGCAGCCGGAAGCTGACCTGTTGATGGTTTATTCTGTGCATAAGTGCTGCTGGCAGCTGCCATTATCACACTCAGCAATGTATATTGATTTAATATTGCTCGTTTCATAGATAATAATTAGTTAAGGGGAATCATGGTCGTTGCTATAGTGTACATTCACCAACCCGGGGGTCAGTGATATTAGATGTTACAGATCCATCTGAGAATCTATAACGATATACGCAATGTACTTTCCCTCCTACAACGGTGGCACCTACGACTTCCATTTTCCCCGTTTCACAATATCCATTGATCACTTTTTTATCTTCGCCGGAACAATAACATGTGCCATGATCATTGGCATAAGTTTGGGCATTGGCACGAATATCTGCCCGGGCATCTTCATCTGCATCCGCCTGGGAGTATGGATTAAAATATGTCATTGAATCCACGACATATACTGAGGTTGTGCCCCTGTAACCATTAGTGCATTGTTTTTCAACAGGAGTAGATGTCAGGCGCTGATTATAAAACTGACAGGAGTAGACCTTTTGGGCATTTTTCACCTTATTTTCATTTACATCGGTCTGCGCCTTCTGATCTGCATCCGCCTGGCTAATATTAGAAATATACTTCCCGTACTTCACTTCATATGGAACCAAAGGGGAACTTGACGGTACACCATACTGGTAGGGTTCACAAGCTCTGGCAGATTCTACTATTTCCTTACTATAATAAATATTTTCATTGCAGATCTCTTCCTCCCCCTTATAATTATAACAGATCATTTTTATGATATGCTTGTTCTGATCCCTGATAAGATGCAGGCGACCAAAAGTATCATACTCATAAAACGTATAGTTATTTTTAGCATCACATTGTGCAATCATACCAATGTTAGGCAGGTAAGCATAAGTGGTTAGCTGCGCATTGGCAGGATATACCCTGATCTCGTCTACATAACCGGTTCCTTCCAGATTGATATTTTCAACATTGCGAACCAGATGTTCATAATAAGTCCAGCCGTTCAAGGTTTTCCCCTGTACCATATTAATCGAAGCCGGTACCGTAAATGCACCGCTTTTACTCCAGTAGGATACAATATGATCCAATGATGTAGTCCACCCTGCTATCTGCCTTGACAATGTCATTCTGCCATCTACATAACAACAATGATTTCCTGAAGGCGATGTAACGTCAACCTTTACATTAGCTGCATTCTCACATCCAGGTGCATTATTATTTTCAAATGAGAAATACTGTATATTACCCGCTGTAGCATTTACAGCAGAAGCTATAGGATACTGATGTTTACAATCCCACAAATATGCCATCTGCAACCCACCTCTTTTGGTTACGTTTAATATGGTCCCATCATCATCGAATCTGTCTACAACCATATCAGTATACATCTCGTCTGAAGTACCTGCCTGTCGTTGAAAATATTGAGGCAAAATTTTTCCGTACGGGTTCTCATAATACCCGGTATTTGTCAGACTCACCTGAACATTATTCTTAAGTTCATACCGGGTTAGCACATTGGCATTTAGATTATTACTCAACATTTTTTTGTACAGTCCATTCGGATCATTACCACTCAGAATTTTAGTATAAGGATAAACAAATGTTGATGTTAGCACATCGCCCTTACTACTAATGATCTTACTACTAACCGGCTGGTAATTATCATACATCTGGGCAGCACCAATTGTCTCGTTATTTTCAAAGTAATTATTAACCTGCACGGTTGTCACAGCCTGGCCGGATCCTCCCTGCGCATAATTCACGTCTGTAACTTTTGTTAATAAGGGAGGTTTGGTGTAATGAACGATCTTGGCAATTTTAACCAGCTGTAAGGAGTTCACCACTGTCTCGAATCGGTAAAAATCCGGTACCCAGTATTCAGAACTGGTTGTATTGATGCTATACTCCATTGATGTTTTTTTCAACAACACCGCCTGACTGTTATAAATCTCGCTGGATAAAAGCATCCCCCTGTATGATTCCATACTTATAAACGCAGCATCATCATAATTGAAGGAAAAACTGGAAATTGTTATATCAGCAGCTTTATCCTGGTAGCCATTATCATGATTACTATATTTATAAACGG
This window of the Chitinophaga sancti genome carries:
- a CDS encoding DUF5977 domain-containing protein; the protein is MNLASRGQNQGTASSQAIGPTTTIPSPEVAELGTFGLIPASPFTGQADVSIPLYDVSYRDISVPITLRYDTKGNKADDHPTWVGLGWSLQAGGAIYRKVNGLYDETTQQFAGNTRSYNYYDNCGRVTRNFNNNDSMAAYLLWGQQSAANLDNNSFDSSPDEFIFNFNQYSGSFFLYRQSPNDTINIRVRSNGSYKLKADILEIKNNLDYDDQLTKIGFNGFTQNHITRAIYKIRIIDEKGTQYIFGGNVNAIEFNTTGSFSPTTNTITSTWHLTEIRSPLGAVVTFDYKRVGRTHIKTIQRDLTYCDATLSMDGKFLFVLDPASAGKEVKGSGERMLFTVHNPVYLASIKTPSQEINFSSSRSTELGYEMDYNELSKMNGQVAASSSDRDSSHWQKLDGIDIVGIRKIKFNYLEQRSRRLQLSSLELKTILDRTLQTYTFSYNSRNLPGNYNARLTDHWGYYNGKLYKYTQDYLNTRTPDANYMNAEMLEKITYPTGGYLKLVYEPHSYSKAANQYPNFDVVQNATDNIAGGLRIKKLIAAADAGATPIEREYFYNKDYLSGGTRSSGILAANPVYMDEGSVTSSYDHNLVWRFARVMDNSHMPLSTTNGNHITYSEVTEKSNGGYTVYKYSNHDNGYQDKAADITISSFSFNYDDAAFISMESYRGMLLSSEIYNSQAVLLKKTSMEYSINTTSSEYWVPDFYRFETVVNSLQLVKIAKIVHYTKPPLLTKVTDVNYAQGGSGQAVTTVQVNNYFENNETIGAAQMYDNYQPVSSKIISSKGDVLTSTFVYPYTKILSGNDPNGLYKKMLSNNLNANVLTRYELKNNVQVSLTNTGYYENPYGKILPQYFQRQAGTSDEMYTDMVVDRFDDDGTILNVTKRGGLQMAYLWDCKHQYPIASAVNATAGNIQYFSFENNNAPGCENAANVKVDVTSPSGNHCCYVDGRMTLSRQIAGWTTSLDHIVSYWSKSGAFTVPASINMVQGKTLNGWTYYEHLVRNVENINLEGTGYVDEIRVYPANAQLTTYAYLPNIGMIAQCDAKNNYTFYEYDTFGRLHLIRDQNKHIIKMICYNYKGEEEICNENIYYSKEIVESARACEPYQYGVPSSSPLVPYEVKYGKYISNISQADADQKAQTDVNENKVKNAQKVYSCQFYNQRLTSTPVEKQCTNGYRGTTSVYVVDSMTYFNPYSQADADEDARADIRANAQTYANDHGTCYCSGEDKKVINGYCETGKMEVVGATVVGGKVHCVYRYRFSDGSVTSNITDPRVGECTL
- a CDS encoding DUF6443 domain-containing protein produces the protein MKRAILNQYTLLSVIMAAASSTYAQNKPSTGQLPAATPVVQPVVPNPSINFIRVLIPKGPSGDTAFIQSQNRTPVEINQSTQYMDGLGRPLQGVVKGVSPQQHDLVTTVVYNEDGKQQYSYLPYAQYDGNMSDGRFKADPFGSQNTFYNNADLNPGFKDDKILYGQQLFEASPLSRVLQTYAPGNSWAKEGGSHPVKNQYMVNLQTDSVRIWNVSTSYPISPGLYAAGELFKNITTDEAGHQVIEFKDKEGRLILKKVQSSDAPDIYNTHANWLCTYYVYDDLGRVSMVIPPLAVGLLNRSNNWTITEGVANSLCYLNQYDSRNRVVVKKIPGSGAVHMVYDTRDRLVFSQDEVQRKKSPNEWMVVYYDAYDRANMTGIYKSGKSRSDLQTDMNAIGAQVNLIPYASPYSADLTISSYDGRSAYIASRSIEFVPGFTTSDNSNFVAYIDNTTGGNIIELQSINPVPNINAADITPLTYIYYDDYGFTGQSAFSNAEAVNLNAGSNPYAEAFPTANSKMTKGLITGSRVRVIGTDKWLTTTNYYDDKARIVQLIADNAVGGKDVLTSQYDFSGKVLSTFHRHSNPKSTVTPQMTILTMNSYDHAGRLLTAVQQLNGDAANQVTIASNTYNELGEIREKRLGILPDGRQLDVMKYTYNVRGWLSGINPAYVNGIGSSDNWFGEEVSYDQGFAEQQFNSNLSGVKWKSRADGTPRAYGLKYDNTGRLTTADFTQQTNGAAEWTQDKVDFSVSGLSYDENGNIQKMIQKGMIGTSSRIIDNMTYSYDPAGSNKLNAVSDNVNTASAKLGDFIDGNKSDVDYTYDANGNLVEDRNKGISKITYNHLNQPTLIEVTGKGTIAYQYDANGQKLNKTVKDNSDPGAPVVRTTDYIGGFIYELDTLKQINFQDGRIRPIVKQGEPVRYTYDYFEKDHLGNVRVVLGTLADSSIYAATMEMNNAEKENALFNNIENTRVVLPAGYPADPTTNPNSAVARLNSQGQKIGPSIVLRVMAGDTIRAAVKAFYKSVGNNTSDATPASMLSALAQAFSNTVITEGPHAGISGNTGIESAFTEAEYNQVMTRDPYNFDPGKPRAYLSYVFFDDMFNLVDDNSGFKQVSGAPDELKSLVTNRMVAKKSGYLYIYVSNESADYVYFDNMIVVHNQGPLLEETHYYPFGLTMEGISRKGLRGPAYINNRNKFNGIEHTTELDMNQYDAYFRTLDPQIGRWWQIDPKPSDWESPYVAMGNNPFRYSDFLGDTLIPTGEGVGDLQAKLDNGTGGYFKSNILDNGAVVFEPTGKEGKMSDEQNAFYSQMNSIFTDKKKVSIEFVKSDPDVVVGSYEQGKIDMDDVDKFAGGKIISPYSMLAHEITEQQGKQKKHLKYDPAHKLGAKAETPITGFERNLKYEIHDLFEDVSGPTGVVVFEYKKNGTATKVVLRIKNGNIVNVIENAK